The Amycolatopsis umgeniensis DNA segment AGTCCTCGGTCCCGGTGGTCACGTAGAGCCCGACGATGTCGGGCAGCGCGTTGACGAAGTTCCGGAAGTTCTCGATGTTCTGCCGCGAGGGCGGGCGCACCCGCACCGCGATGAGCGCCTGCACCCCGCGGCCGATCGACGGCAGATCCACGTCCAGCAGCGCGCCGCGGATCACGCCGCGTTCCCGCAGGGCACGGGTGCGGTCGAGCGCTGTGGTCGGCGAAACGCCCACCGCGGCGGCCACCTCGCGGTTGGTCTTCCGTGCGTCCGACTGGAGTTGCGCCAGGATCGCCTTATCAAGTTCGTCCAAGCGCGCCATTTCAGCCCTCTCGCCGGATTAAGTACGAACACGGTGGACCTTACTCGTATGTCCTCTTAGCTTGGCGTTGTTCATCCGTTGATGTGAGCAGGAGACCAGCTGAATGTCCGAGTACGGTACGGCCATCGGGTTCGCCCCCGACGAGATCGACTTCGCCGCGTCCACCCGAGCCGCCAGGTTGAAGTGGGTCATCGTGGTCAACAGCGAGCTGCCGCCCGGCCGCGCGGTCAACGCGGCGGTCTGCACCGCCGTCGCCACCACGAAGGCCGTGACCGGTCTTCTGGGTGACGAAGCTGTCGACGCGGGCGGAGAGCACTACACCGGCTTGCCGTGGGTCGGCTGCTCGATCCTGACAGCCGACGCGGAAAAGCTGCGGGCCATCCGCGCCAAGGCCGCGGCCTCGCCGGGGTGCCACGTCTCCGACATGCCCGCGATCGCCCAGCAGATCCGCGTCTACACCGACTTCCTCGCGACGATGAAGGAGATCCCGACCGAGGAGATGGACTTCTGCGCGATCGGCATCGTCGGGCCGCGCAACCGGATCGACAAGCTGGTCGGCAAACTGCCCCTGATGGCGTGACCCTCAGCCCTCGAGGAGATCCCGCAGCGCTTCGGTGAACTGGGCCGGATTCCGTTGGGGCGCCAGATGCGCGCCGGGCATCTCCGTGAACGGCAGCCCCAGCTCCAGCGCGAGGATTTTCGCGGGATGGTAGTGGTAATGCCCCCGGCTGCCGACGCCCGCCACCGGGAAGATCTCGGTCCTCGCCCGCCGCAGCGCTCGCAAGTCGGGAAGGTAGTCGAGGATCTCGGCCAGTTCGCGGCCGAACAGCCGCTTCCAGTCCTCTTCGTTCGGCAGCCGGATCGCGCGCAGTTCGGGCAGCGCGGCGCCCGCGATCCCGTCGGTGAAGCGCTTGAACGCGCCCATCAGATCGCCCGCCTGCGCGAGCCGGACCTGGGCGTTGGCTTCGTCGAGCCAGCCGAGCGCGTCCGGGAGCAGCTGGATGGCGGGGGGCTCGTGGGCGACCAGCGTGGTCGCCGCGTCCGGGTGCCGGGCGACGAGGTCGAGGCCGATCAGGGCGCCCGCGCTGGTCCCGAACACGCTCGCGGGTCCGCCGCCGACGTGCTGAAGGACGGCGTACGCGTCTTCGGCCTGCTTCGGCACGCTGACCGGGCCGGTGCTGGTGTCGGTGCTGCGGAAGTGGCCGCGCCGGTCGTAGGTGACGACGGTGTAGTCGTCGGCGAGCAGCTTCGTCATCGCCCGGAAGGTGTCCGCCGAACCCAGCCCACCGGCGATCAGGAGCAGCAGCGGCCCTTCGCCGGTGCTGCGGACGTACAGCTCACCGTCCTCGACCGGACAACGACTCTCCGAGATCATGGCCGAAGTCAAGCACAGCGGGCTCGCCCCCTCATCCGGAGGCCAGCCGCCGCAGGATGCCGTCGGCGTCGGCCACGATCGTTTCGATGAGCTCGCCGATCGCGGGCAGGTCGTCCAGCAGGCCGACGACCTGCCCGGACGCCAGCACCCCGGCGCTCCGGTCGCCCTCGACCAGCCCGGCGCGCAGCAACATCGGCGTGTTGGCGGCCATCAGCACCTGCGACCACGTCCGGTCGCCGCCGCGTTTCATCCGCAGCCCTTCGGTGGCCAGCGAACGCCAGGACAGTCCGCTCAGCTTCCGGAACTTCGCCGCGTTGCGGGCGGCGCGGGCGAGCCCGCTCACCGGCCCGGCGGACTCGAGCGCGTCGACCA contains these protein-coding regions:
- a CDS encoding Lrp/AsnC family transcriptional regulator, with the translated sequence MARLDELDKAILAQLQSDARKTNREVAAAVGVSPTTALDRTRALRERGVIRGALLDVDLPSIGRGVQALIAVRVRPPSRQNIENFRNFVNALPDIVGLYVTTGTEDFILHVAVPDNDSLYAFVIDKLTERPEVADVRTSMVFEHSRRTRITPVDK
- a CDS encoding DUF2000 domain-containing protein; protein product: MSEYGTAIGFAPDEIDFAASTRAARLKWVIVVNSELPPGRAVNAAVCTAVATTKAVTGLLGDEAVDAGGEHYTGLPWVGCSILTADAEKLRAIRAKAAASPGCHVSDMPAIAQQIRVYTDFLATMKEIPTEEMDFCAIGIVGPRNRIDKLVGKLPLMA
- a CDS encoding alpha/beta fold hydrolase, which produces MISESRCPVEDGELYVRSTGEGPLLLLIAGGLGSADTFRAMTKLLADDYTVVTYDRRGHFRSTDTSTGPVSVPKQAEDAYAVLQHVGGGPASVFGTSAGALIGLDLVARHPDAATTLVAHEPPAIQLLPDALGWLDEANAQVRLAQAGDLMGAFKRFTDGIAGAALPELRAIRLPNEEDWKRLFGRELAEILDYLPDLRALRRARTEIFPVAGVGSRGHYHYHPAKILALELGLPFTEMPGAHLAPQRNPAQFTEALRDLLEG